One genomic segment of Centropristis striata isolate RG_2023a ecotype Rhode Island chromosome 13, C.striata_1.0, whole genome shotgun sequence includes these proteins:
- the farsa gene encoding phenylalanine--tRNA ligase alpha subunit encodes MADTGVVETLLQRIEKADDGVDSLEVASSLGVDHQVIVGAVKSLQALGDLISAELRSSKHWELTAEGTEIAEQGSHEARVFSSIPPEGLAQSELMKLSFGKIGFSKAMSNKWIRVDKAHEGGPRIFRTVESIEDQIREKLLTLQKGNASQLEEKEKNELKKRKLLSEVTVKSYWITKGSSFSTTITKQETELTPEMIANGSWKEKKFKPYNFEAMGVAPDCGHLHPLLKVRTQFRQIFLEMGFTEMPTNNFIESSFWNFDSLFQPQQHPARDAHDTFFLSDPALAHEFPPEYLERVKKVHSEGGYGSQGYKYDWKIEEAQKNILRTHTTAVSARMLYKLAQQEKFTPVKYFSIDRVFRNETLDATHLAEFHQIEGVVADYGLTLGDLMGILHQFFTKLGITKLRFKPAYNPYTEPSMEVFSYHEGLKKWVEVGNSGVFRPEMLLPMGLPEDVSVIAWGLSLERPCMIKYGINNIRELVGHKVNLQMVYDNPICRLES; translated from the exons ATGGCGGACACCGGTGTGGTGGAGACGCTCCTACAGCGGATTGAGAAGGCTGACGACGGTGTGGACAGCCTGGAGGTGGCGAGCAGCCTCGGGGTGGACCACCAGGTCATCGTCGGGGCCGTCAAGAGTCTGCAGGCGCTCGGAGAC TTAATCTCAGCCGAGCTGCGCTCCTCCAAGCACTGGGAGCTGACGGCGGAGGGCACCGAGATAGCCGAGCAGGGCAGCCATGAAGCCCGGGTCTTCAGCTCCATCCCGCCGGAGGGTCTGGCTCAGAGTGAGCTCATG AAACTCTCCTTTGGGAAGATCGGCTTCAGCAAGGCCATGTCCAACAAGTGGATCAGGGTGGACAAGGCACACGAGGGCGGCCCCAGGATATTCAGGACT GTGGAGAGCATAGAGGACCAGATCAGAGAGAAGCTGCTCACGCTACAGAAAGGCAACGCCTCTCAgctggaggagaaagagaagaacgAGCTGAAGAAGAGAAAGCTGCTCTCTGAAGT gACGGTGAAGTCGTACTGGATCACTAAGGGCAGCTCCTTCAGCACCACCATCACCAAACAGGAGACAGAGCTCACTCCAGAGATGATCGCCAA TGGCAGCTGGAAAGAGAAGAAGTTTAAGCCCTACAACTTCGAGGCCATGGGCGTGGCCCCGGACTGCGGCCACCTGCACCCGCTGCTGAAGGTGCGAACACAGTTCAGGCAGATCTTCCTGGAGATGGG CTTCACAGAGATGCCGACCAACAACTTCATCGAGAGTTCTTTCTGGAACTTTGACTCCCTGTTCCAGCCGCAGCAGCACCCGGCCAGAGACGCACACGACACCTTCTTCCTGTCTG ACCCAGCACTCGCCCATGAGTTCCCACCGGAGTATCTGGAGAGGGTGAAGAAGGTCCACTCAGAGGGAGGCTATGGCTCCCAAGG GTACAAATATGACTGGAAGATTGAGGAGGCTCAGAAGAACATCCTCCGCACTCACACTACAGCAGTCAGCGCACGCATGTTGTACAAACTGGCACAACAG GAGAAGTTCACCCCCGTCAAGTATTTCTCCATCGACCGGGTGTTCAGGAACGAGACCTTAGACGCCACCCACCTGGCTGAGTTCCACCAGATCGAGGGCGTGGTGGCCGACTACGGACTCACACTGGGAGACCTCATGGGCATCCTGCATCAGTTCTTCACCAAACTAG GAATTACCAAGCTCCGCTTCAAACCTGCCTACAACCCGTACACAGAGCCCAGCATGGAGGTGTTCAGCTACCACGAAG GATTGAAAAAGTGGGTGGAAGTGGGAAACTCTGGTGTCTTCAGACCAGAGATGCTGCTGCCTATGGGTCTCCCTGAGGATGTGTCTGTCATTGCCTGGGGTCTGTCTCTGGAGAG GCCCTGCATGATTAAATACGGCATCAACAACATCAGAGAGCTGGTGGGACACAAGGTGAACCTACAGATGGTCTACGACAACCCCATATGTCGACTGGAGTCCTGA